A single region of the Nocardioides aquaticus genome encodes:
- a CDS encoding WhiB family transcriptional regulator, producing MRELFLLEPEIDTEGWQERALCAQTDPEAFFPEKGGSTREAKKVCLSCDVRTECLEAALMNDERFGIWGGLSERERRKLKKLAI from the coding sequence ATGAGAGAGCTTTTCCTCCTCGAACCCGAGATCGACACCGAGGGTTGGCAGGAGCGTGCGTTGTGCGCGCAGACCGACCCCGAGGCGTTCTTCCCCGAGAAGGGGGGATCGACCCGTGAGGCCAAGAAGGTGTGCCTCAGCTGTGACGTGCGGACCGAGTGCCTCGAGGCCGCGCTGATGAACGACGAGCGCTTCGGCATCTGGGGCGGGCTGTCCGAGCGGGAGCGCCGCAAGCTGAAGAAGCTCGCGATCTGA
- a CDS encoding mannose-1-phosphate guanylyltransferase, giving the protein MSSPSSAVPHLWAVVPAGGAGTRLWPLSRRHEPKFLRDLTGSGRSLLQATHDRLAPLVEDRFLVVTGAAHRDAVVGQLDGLDPAAVLAEPSPRDSMAAIGLAAALLEQRDPDAVMGSFAADHVITDEPGFRAAVTEAAEVARGDRLVTIGIEPTFASTAFGYLQVGPALPGSGGYQVEAFVEKPTEEVARGYLASGRYRWNAGMFVVRPTVLLDLLARWHPDFARDLRALAAGGTDGLQDRLARGWEALPRIALDHAVAEPAADEGVVATVPGSFGWDDVGDFDSLATLLPEPADGPRVIGDQALVTALGTTGLVVPAAGRVVAVVGLEDVVVVDTPDALLVTTRERAQEVKQVVARLVAQGRADLT; this is encoded by the coding sequence ATGTCCTCCCCGTCCTCCGCCGTGCCCCACCTGTGGGCCGTCGTCCCCGCCGGCGGCGCCGGCACCCGGCTCTGGCCGCTGTCACGACGCCACGAGCCGAAGTTCCTGCGCGACCTGACCGGCAGCGGCCGCTCGCTCCTCCAGGCCACCCACGACCGGCTGGCACCGCTGGTCGAGGACCGGTTCCTGGTGGTGACCGGCGCCGCCCACCGCGACGCCGTGGTGGGCCAGCTCGACGGACTGGACCCCGCCGCGGTCCTGGCCGAGCCGTCCCCGCGCGACTCGATGGCCGCCATCGGCCTGGCCGCGGCGCTGCTCGAGCAGCGCGACCCCGACGCCGTGATGGGCTCCTTCGCCGCCGACCACGTCATCACCGACGAGCCGGGCTTCCGCGCCGCCGTGACGGAGGCGGCCGAGGTCGCGCGCGGGGACCGGCTGGTGACGATCGGCATCGAGCCGACCTTCGCCTCCACGGCGTTCGGCTACCTGCAGGTCGGCCCCGCCCTGCCGGGGTCGGGCGGCTACCAGGTCGAGGCCTTCGTCGAGAAGCCGACGGAGGAGGTCGCCCGCGGCTACCTCGCCAGCGGCCGCTACCGGTGGAACGCCGGGATGTTCGTGGTGCGCCCGACGGTCCTGCTGGACCTGCTCGCCCGCTGGCACCCCGACTTCGCCCGCGACCTGCGGGCGCTGGCCGCCGGGGGCACCGACGGCCTGCAGGACCGCCTCGCCCGGGGCTGGGAGGCGCTGCCGCGGATCGCGCTGGACCACGCGGTCGCCGAGCCGGCGGCGGACGAGGGCGTGGTGGCCACGGTGCCCGGCAGCTTCGGCTGGGACGACGTCGGCGACTTCGACTCCCTGGCCACCCTGCTGCCGGAGCCGGCCGACGGGCCGCGCGTGATCGGTGACCAGGCGCTGGTGACCGCGCTCGGCACGACCGGCCTGGTCGTGCCCGCGGCCGGCCGCGTGGTCGCGGTCGTCGGCCTCGAGGACGTCGTCGTCGTCGACACGCCCGACGCGCTGCTGGTGACGACCCGCGAGCGGGCCCAGGAGGTCAAGCAGGTGGTCGCCCGGCTCGTGGCGCAGGGTCGCGCCGACCTGACCTGA
- a CDS encoding glycosyltransferase family 2 protein yields the protein MSPSSVAPEPGPGPAPASVAVLLVSHDGERWLPTVLDGLAAQARVGRVVGVDTGSRDASASLVEAALAQGPLRGEVVRAGSATSFPEAVQTGLDRLAATGEPPEWVWVLHDDATPAPGALDALLAAAAEHPEADLLGPKLREWPSLRRLLELGVTISGTGQRETGLERGEYDQGQHDELREVLAVNTAGMLVRRRVLEELGGLDPALPLFGNDLDLGWRAAAAGRTTLVVPQAVVFHAEAAHRGARRTALTGRHTHYQERRAALYTLLVNAPARRLPLMVVRLVLGTLLRMVGLVLVRAVGEALDDLAALLSVISSPGELRAARRARTAARGGRAADEARVSRLRAPFWVPYRHGLDVVSDLASALTDQASDVAERRRAATAAHDPSSMAARRAEPEDDEAPADNGLLVRLLTTPIAVLLVVVVVGLLVAGRTGLGSVSGGVLSPAPESVGAWWSLYAGSWLPLGQGTAVPAPAYVLPLALLGTLLTPAGAVSSLLVLAAPLALWGSWRLLRVVGRLASPRGASRWLLLAGSTTYALVPLTSGAWGEGRLGPVVAAVLLPWTAHACLGFADPDPDRRWRAAWRSGLLLTLVCAFAPVTWFAALLLGVVVLAVSAALAPVAVRERSAWGPPAVALGVVPVLLLPWWLPLLVHGGAAGLLLEAGAPVSAPALAPDGLGALLGRVGEAGALGAPAWLGVVLLVLGLAALLPRRSRVGVLVCWLVAAVAAVTAALVSLVPLTLDGVAVAPGLGALVVLWQGCLVTAAVLGGQGLLEGGSLRTGEAARPRPVVALAAAVAVAALAVPLGGMVWAVLDGQEQLVDEPAGDVPAYMLQSAATGPEHGILLVRGTVQEGLRYTVVRDDGATVGEDEVLALASEDTALTGLVQALVSAPTPAVVAGLADAGVEYLVLPAPVDGRVASGLDATSGLAQASAGDRSTRAWQVERALDPDAVSGSDGWWRPVLLVVQALAVLAVLVLAAPTTREARR from the coding sequence GTGTCTCCGTCCTCCGTCGCCCCTGAGCCTGGCCCCGGGCCCGCTCCGGCGTCGGTCGCCGTGCTGCTGGTCAGCCACGACGGCGAGCGGTGGCTGCCGACCGTGCTGGACGGGCTCGCGGCCCAGGCCCGGGTCGGACGGGTCGTCGGCGTCGACACCGGCAGCAGGGACGCGAGCGCCTCGCTGGTCGAGGCCGCCCTCGCGCAGGGCCCGCTGCGCGGCGAGGTGGTCCGAGCCGGCTCGGCGACCTCGTTCCCCGAGGCGGTCCAGACCGGTCTGGACCGGTTGGCTGCCACCGGGGAGCCCCCCGAGTGGGTCTGGGTGCTCCACGACGACGCCACCCCGGCCCCCGGCGCGCTCGACGCGCTGCTGGCCGCGGCCGCCGAGCACCCCGAGGCCGACCTGCTCGGGCCGAAGCTGCGCGAGTGGCCCTCGCTGCGCCGCCTGCTCGAGCTGGGCGTCACGATCTCCGGCACCGGGCAGCGCGAGACCGGCCTGGAGCGCGGCGAGTACGACCAGGGACAGCACGACGAGCTGCGGGAGGTGCTGGCGGTCAACACCGCCGGGATGCTGGTGCGCCGCCGGGTGCTCGAGGAGCTCGGTGGCCTCGACCCCGCGCTCCCGCTGTTCGGCAACGACCTCGACCTCGGGTGGCGCGCGGCCGCCGCCGGGCGGACGACGCTCGTGGTGCCGCAGGCCGTCGTGTTCCACGCCGAGGCCGCCCACCGCGGTGCCCGACGCACGGCGCTGACCGGACGGCACACCCACTACCAGGAGCGCCGCGCCGCGCTCTACACGCTGCTGGTCAACGCCCCGGCCCGACGGCTGCCGCTGATGGTGGTGCGGCTGGTGCTCGGCACGCTGCTGCGGATGGTCGGCCTGGTGCTGGTCCGCGCGGTCGGCGAGGCGCTCGACGACCTCGCGGCGCTGCTCTCGGTGATCTCCTCCCCGGGCGAGCTGCGGGCGGCGCGACGCGCACGCACCGCGGCACGGGGCGGTCGCGCGGCCGACGAGGCGCGGGTCAGCCGGCTGCGGGCGCCGTTCTGGGTGCCGTACCGGCACGGGCTCGACGTCGTGTCCGACCTGGCCTCGGCGCTCACCGACCAGGCCTCGGACGTCGCCGAGCGGCGGCGCGCGGCGACCGCCGCGCACGACCCGTCGTCCATGGCGGCCCGGCGTGCCGAGCCCGAGGACGACGAGGCGCCGGCCGACAACGGCCTGCTGGTGCGGCTGCTGACCACGCCGATCGCCGTCCTGCTGGTGGTCGTGGTGGTCGGGCTGCTGGTCGCCGGGCGCACCGGCCTTGGCTCGGTCAGCGGCGGCGTGCTGTCGCCGGCGCCGGAGTCGGTCGGTGCCTGGTGGTCGCTGTACGCGGGCTCCTGGCTGCCGCTGGGCCAGGGCACGGCGGTGCCCGCTCCGGCCTACGTCCTTCCGCTCGCGCTGCTGGGCACCCTCCTCACGCCGGCCGGCGCGGTGTCGTCCCTGCTGGTGCTGGCCGCGCCGCTGGCGCTGTGGGGTTCCTGGCGCCTCCTGCGGGTGGTCGGACGGCTGGCCAGCCCGCGCGGCGCGTCGCGCTGGCTGCTGCTGGCCGGGTCGACCACCTACGCCCTGGTCCCGCTGACCAGCGGGGCGTGGGGCGAGGGCCGGCTGGGCCCGGTGGTGGCGGCGGTGCTGCTGCCGTGGACCGCGCACGCCTGCCTCGGCTTCGCCGACCCCGACCCGGACCGCCGCTGGCGCGCCGCGTGGCGGTCCGGCCTGCTGCTCACCCTGGTCTGTGCGTTCGCCCCCGTGACGTGGTTCGCCGCGCTGCTGCTCGGGGTCGTGGTGCTGGCCGTGAGCGCGGCGCTGGCCCCGGTCGCCGTACGTGAGCGCTCGGCGTGGGGCCCGCCGGCGGTGGCGCTCGGCGTGGTGCCGGTGCTGCTGCTGCCGTGGTGGCTGCCGCTGCTCGTGCACGGCGGCGCGGCCGGGCTCCTGCTCGAGGCCGGGGCCCCGGTGAGCGCCCCGGCGCTCGCCCCGGACGGCCTGGGCGCGTTGCTCGGGCGGGTCGGCGAGGCCGGGGCCCTGGGAGCCCCCGCGTGGCTGGGCGTCGTCCTGCTGGTCCTCGGCCTGGCGGCGCTGCTGCCGCGTCGCAGCCGGGTCGGCGTGCTGGTCTGCTGGCTGGTCGCGGCCGTGGCCGCGGTCACGGCGGCCCTGGTCTCCCTGGTCCCGCTCACCCTCGACGGCGTGGCCGTCGCGCCCGGTCTCGGTGCCCTCGTCGTGCTGTGGCAGGGCTGCCTGGTGACGGCTGCCGTCCTCGGCGGGCAGGGCCTGCTCGAGGGCGGCTCGTTGCGCACGGGCGAGGCCGCGCGGCCCCGCCCGGTCGTGGCCCTGGCCGCGGCGGTGGCCGTGGCGGCGCTGGCGGTGCCGCTCGGCGGGATGGTCTGGGCCGTCCTCGACGGTCAGGAGCAGCTGGTCGACGAGCCCGCCGGTGACGTCCCGGCCTACATGCTCCAGAGCGCCGCGACGGGTCCCGAGCACGGGATCCTCCTGGTGCGCGGCACCGTCCAGGAGGGGCTGCGCTACACCGTGGTGCGCGACGACGGTGCCACGGTGGGCGAGGACGAGGTGCTGGCGCTGGCCTCCGAGGACACCGCGCTGACCGGTCTGGTCCAGGCGCTGGTCTCCGCGCCCACCCCGGCCGTGGTCGCGGGCCTCGCCGACGCCGGGGTCGAGTACCTCGTCCTCCCGGCGCCCGTGGACGGTCGCGTCGCCTCCGGGCTCGACGCCACCAGCGGACTGGCGCAGGCCAGTGCCGGGGACCGCAGCACCCGTGCCTGGCAGGTCGAGCGCGCGCTCGACCCCGACGCGGTCTCCGGCTCCGACGGCTGGTGGCGCCCGGTCCTGCTCGTGGTCCAGGCGCTGGCCGTGCTGGCCGTGCTGGTGCTCGCGGCGCCGACCACCCGGGAGGCCCGCCGATGA
- a CDS encoding TIGR03089 family protein yields MSTTPPSTFAGVLARALAHDPGRPVVTFYDHATDERVELSVTTYANWVAKAASLLCEEHDLERGDRVRVDLPVHWLGPVFLGAAWTAGLVVVLDGDDPADAVVCGPDGLSRWAPHADDVPVLACSLRPMGVRFAEPLPPGVHDVGLEVWGQPDAFTPLDPPGHHDVAVEVDGAEQTQGDLWRAAAAGSHLTDGDRLLTETNPASPPGLASFTEPLVLGGSVVLVARADAARMDATYAAERATARDR; encoded by the coding sequence ATGTCCACGACCCCGCCGTCCACCTTCGCCGGCGTGCTCGCCCGCGCCCTGGCCCACGACCCCGGCCGGCCGGTGGTGACGTTCTACGACCACGCCACCGACGAACGGGTCGAGCTGTCGGTGACCACCTACGCCAACTGGGTCGCGAAGGCGGCCTCGCTGTTGTGCGAGGAGCACGACCTCGAGCGCGGTGACCGGGTGCGGGTGGACCTGCCGGTCCACTGGCTCGGCCCGGTCTTCCTCGGGGCGGCCTGGACGGCGGGGCTCGTGGTCGTCCTGGACGGCGACGACCCGGCCGACGCGGTCGTCTGCGGCCCGGACGGTCTCTCCCGCTGGGCGCCGCACGCCGACGACGTCCCGGTGCTGGCCTGCTCGCTGCGCCCGATGGGGGTGCGCTTCGCCGAGCCGCTGCCGCCGGGGGTGCACGACGTCGGCCTCGAGGTCTGGGGACAGCCCGACGCCTTCACCCCGCTGGACCCGCCCGGTCACCATGACGTCGCGGTCGAGGTCGACGGCGCCGAGCAGACCCAGGGGGACCTGTGGCGGGCGGCCGCCGCCGGGAGTCACCTCACCGACGGCGACCGCCTCCTCACGGAGACGAACCCGGCTTCCCCACCAGGTCTGGCCTCCTTCACCGAGCCGCTGGTGCTCGGCGGCTCGGTGGTCCTCGTCGCGCGGGCCGACGCCGCGCGGATGGACGCGACGTACGCCGCCGAGCGGGCCACGGCCCGCGACCGCTGA
- the cofE gene encoding coenzyme F420-0:L-glutamate ligase, with product MTPGGSLRVHAPDGTPEVAAGDDLLGLVLTVLGDAGLDLADGDVLVVTSKAVAKAEGRVVDGTREEHLDAETARLVARRGPTRIVRTHHGLTLAAAGIDASNVATGRVVLLPVDPDATAGRLREEVLARTGRTVGVVVTDTAGRAWREGQTDIAVGAAGLVVLDDHAGRVDAHGNPLLVTAPAVADEIAGAAELAQGKLHARPFAVVRGRADLVLAADDDGPGARALVRPEGADLFGWGAREAVVRAVRGDVEDAAPFGSAAAVEDLVTALGVALGDGAAVRPAGPGLLHLDLDPGGGHHPAREGGMHAVVFAHGWVADRAAGSSTYALRPRSAGPPAGP from the coding sequence GTGACACCGGGGGGCTCCCTGCGGGTCCACGCCCCGGACGGGACGCCGGAGGTCGCCGCGGGCGACGACCTGCTCGGCCTGGTGCTCACCGTCCTGGGCGACGCGGGGCTCGACCTCGCCGACGGCGACGTCCTGGTCGTCACCAGCAAGGCCGTGGCCAAGGCGGAGGGCCGGGTCGTCGACGGCACCCGCGAGGAGCACCTCGACGCCGAGACCGCACGGCTGGTGGCACGCCGTGGACCGACCCGGATCGTGCGCACCCACCACGGGCTGACCCTGGCCGCGGCCGGGATCGACGCCTCCAACGTGGCCACCGGGCGGGTCGTGCTGCTGCCCGTCGACCCCGACGCCACCGCCGGCCGCCTGCGCGAGGAGGTGCTCGCGCGCACCGGGCGCACCGTCGGCGTGGTGGTCACCGACACCGCCGGCCGGGCGTGGCGCGAGGGCCAGACCGACATCGCCGTGGGCGCCGCCGGCCTGGTCGTCCTCGACGACCACGCGGGCCGCGTGGACGCCCACGGCAACCCCTTGCTGGTGACCGCGCCGGCGGTGGCCGACGAGATCGCCGGTGCCGCCGAGCTCGCCCAGGGCAAGCTGCACGCCCGCCCGTTCGCGGTCGTGCGCGGCCGGGCGGACCTGGTGCTGGCGGCCGACGACGACGGTCCCGGCGCGCGGGCCCTGGTGCGGCCCGAGGGCGCCGACCTCTTCGGCTGGGGCGCGCGGGAGGCGGTCGTCCGGGCGGTGCGTGGCGACGTCGAGGACGCCGCCCCCTTCGGCTCGGCGGCCGCGGTCGAGGACCTGGTGACGGCGCTGGGGGTCGCGCTGGGCGACGGCGCGGCCGTACGACCCGCGGGGCCGGGGCTGCTGCACCTCGACCTCGACCCCGGCGGCGGCCACCACCCCGCGCGCGAGGGCGGGATGCACGCGGTGGTCTTCGCCCACGGCTGGGTGGCCGACCGCGCCGCGGGGAGCAGCACGTACGCCCTGCGCCCGCGGTCCGCCGGCCCACCGGCCGGTCCGTAG
- the cofD gene encoding 2-phospho-L-lactate transferase has translation MRKITVLSGGIGGARFLQGLLHLLPDADVTVVTNTADDLWVHGLKVCPDLDTVMYTLGDGIDPERGWGRRDESWGVKEELAAYGVEPTWFGLGDRDVATHLVRTQMLEAGYPLTAVTEALCRRWRPGVRLLPMTDDRVETHVVVADPDAPSGRRAMHFQEYWIRLRATVPAEQVVVVGLEDSSPAPGVLEALAGADVVLVPPSNPVVSVGTILGVPGVRDALRATAAPVVGLSPIVGGTHVRGMARQMLEAVGVEVSAAGVGLHYGSRAADGVLDGWLVDTSDAADAERVSAAGLPARAVPLMMTDLDATAAMVRAALNLAAAAPVRG, from the coding sequence ATGCGTAAGATCACCGTGCTCTCGGGCGGCATCGGCGGCGCCCGGTTCCTCCAGGGCCTGCTCCACCTGCTCCCCGACGCCGACGTCACCGTGGTGACCAACACCGCCGACGACCTGTGGGTCCACGGCCTCAAGGTCTGTCCCGACCTCGACACCGTGATGTACACCCTGGGGGACGGCATCGACCCGGAGCGCGGCTGGGGCCGCCGCGACGAGTCCTGGGGCGTCAAGGAGGAGCTCGCGGCCTACGGGGTCGAGCCGACCTGGTTCGGTCTCGGCGACCGCGACGTCGCCACCCACCTCGTCCGCACCCAGATGCTCGAGGCCGGCTACCCGTTGACGGCGGTCACCGAGGCCCTGTGCCGCCGGTGGCGGCCGGGCGTGCGCCTGCTCCCGATGACCGACGACCGCGTGGAGACCCACGTCGTGGTCGCCGACCCCGACGCGCCGAGCGGGCGACGGGCCATGCACTTCCAGGAGTACTGGATCCGGCTGCGTGCGACCGTCCCCGCCGAGCAGGTCGTCGTGGTCGGGCTGGAGGACTCCTCCCCCGCGCCGGGCGTGCTGGAGGCCCTGGCCGGGGCCGACGTCGTGCTCGTCCCGCCCTCGAACCCGGTCGTGTCCGTCGGCACGATCCTCGGCGTCCCCGGCGTGCGCGACGCCCTGCGCGCCACCGCGGCCCCCGTCGTCGGGTTGTCGCCCATCGTGGGCGGGACCCACGTGCGGGGCATGGCGCGGCAGATGCTCGAGGCCGTCGGCGTCGAGGTCAGTGCGGCCGGGGTGGGCCTGCACTACGGGTCCCGCGCCGCCGACGGGGTGCTCGACGGCTGGCTGGTCGACACCTCCGACGCCGCCGACGCCGAGCGGGTCTCGGCCGCCGGGCTGCCGGCCCGCGCGGTGCCGCTGATGATGACCGACCTCGACGCGACCGCCGCCATGGTGCGCGCCGCCCTCAACCTGGCCGCCGCGGCCCCGGTCCGCGGGTGA
- a CDS encoding DUF3105 domain-containing protein, whose amino-acid sequence MAKSTKSQKSDRKATIDALTKKQRSAERGRGLAIVVVCVAVALVIVGAAAYRPIANWWELRQFEDVELASLGAPVSACGEVETKKAEGNQEHVPEGTPVEYEQSPPAFGAHYDTPDTMARKLYAADDRPDLRELVHNLEHGYTFVWYDETIAADDEAMTELRAVASQFPGTDNYRYKFKAVPWTEEDGEPFPDGQHVALTHWSAGGAGNTDVSEQRGAWQYCSEFSGEALSSFMEEYPYFDSPEPNGG is encoded by the coding sequence GTGGCCAAGTCCACCAAGAGCCAGAAGTCAGACCGCAAGGCCACGATCGACGCCCTGACCAAGAAGCAGCGGTCCGCCGAGCGCGGCCGCGGCCTGGCCATCGTCGTGGTCTGCGTGGCCGTCGCGCTCGTGATCGTGGGGGCCGCCGCCTACCGCCCGATCGCGAACTGGTGGGAGCTGCGCCAGTTCGAGGACGTCGAGCTGGCCTCGCTCGGTGCCCCGGTCAGCGCCTGCGGCGAGGTGGAGACCAAGAAGGCGGAGGGCAACCAGGAGCACGTGCCCGAGGGCACGCCGGTCGAGTACGAGCAGAGCCCGCCCGCGTTCGGCGCGCACTACGACACCCCGGACACGATGGCCCGCAAGCTCTACGCCGCCGACGACCGGCCGGACCTGCGCGAGCTGGTGCACAACCTCGAGCACGGCTACACCTTCGTCTGGTACGACGAGACGATCGCCGCCGACGACGAGGCGATGACCGAGCTGCGCGCGGTGGCCAGCCAGTTCCCCGGCACCGACAACTACCGCTACAAGTTCAAGGCCGTGCCGTGGACCGAGGAGGACGGCGAGCCGTTCCCCGACGGCCAGCACGTCGCGCTGACGCACTGGTCGGCCGGCGGCGCGGGCAACACCGACGTCAGCGAGCAGCGGGGCGCGTGGCAGTACTGCTCGGAGTTCTCCGGCGAGGCGTTGTCCTCGTTCATGGAGGAGTACCCCTACTTCGACTCCCCGGAGCCGAACGGCGGCTGA
- a CDS encoding FG-GAP-like repeat-containing protein — translation MSLPPARSRAGFVSACQQLLALGVVLAVLTPAASVLSLDVVRESPASSVASSGVALPGTGRAPAPGTVAEAATVPTAPVDAEVEDHQLTAPAGARVAPGGLDARTRVADGASQVRSVPLPVEDFATVGVTWAPGAELAHDAVGVRYRQVDGAWSEWTEAEVEEDHGPDAGTPEDLRTRPGTDAVVVGDVDEVQVRVSSAGSAPADLRAVVVEPGEAAATDRQLPAIDTAGQDDTSARATDEALELAATGSAPRPMIYSRAQWGADERLRSGSPSYGTVKAGFVHHTVNANVYDREDVPGILRSIYAYHTQSRGWSDVGYNFLVDRFGRIWEGRYGGVTRAVVGAHTLNYNSYSFAMSAIGNFDVVRPPQVMVDAYSALFAWKLGIHGVDAGSQRQQVGSRTFPAINGHRDAGSTACPGRYLYEQLGAIRKAANALQEARPEPEPEPEPEPEPEPQPTAAPLDSDLTGDAYPDLVLRRASDEQAVVVPTGGLTGFGPAVEVAGDWADWPEVSLSRDLSGDGRTDLLARRADGATAVAVGAGRGVFAPPVALAGGPDAAHDLVVAIGDADADGTGDLVARQKGTNRLVAFAGDGAGGVVREVVGRGWARYARLLAAGDLTGDGDPDLLAQKADGTLFLRPGAAGQRYAAPRLVPGTWSTDDVIVPAGDLTRDGRADLLLRRAADGATVVLPGLGDGTLGEGLGRLSGIRSGAGLTGGLQVGGSARPDVVVRRGDRLLWLADQGTTETLPVVETGVDLSGAALVLNAGDWDGDGDGDLMTRTAGVLSLHRGDGSGSFAAPLALGGGFGKVRGLQAVGDLTGDGRADLVGRRAGTLTLYPGTGAGGLGAGRVAAGLRDPRDDVEAGTYASLTSVSDLRGRGPADLVGTDTDGRLWLLPVGRRGVVGDAVLLTGPTGTADRLG, via the coding sequence ATGTCTCTTCCCCCTGCCCGCTCCCGGGCCGGTTTCGTCTCCGCGTGCCAGCAGCTGCTGGCGCTCGGCGTCGTGCTGGCGGTCCTGACGCCCGCGGCGAGCGTGCTGTCGCTCGACGTCGTGCGGGAGTCGCCGGCCTCGTCGGTCGCCTCCTCGGGCGTCGCCCTGCCCGGCACCGGCCGGGCGCCCGCCCCGGGCACGGTGGCCGAGGCCGCCACCGTCCCGACCGCGCCGGTCGACGCCGAGGTCGAGGACCACCAGCTCACCGCCCCGGCCGGCGCCCGCGTGGCACCGGGCGGGCTGGACGCGCGGACCCGGGTGGCCGACGGCGCGTCGCAGGTGCGCAGCGTGCCGCTGCCCGTCGAGGACTTCGCCACTGTGGGGGTCACCTGGGCCCCGGGCGCGGAGCTCGCGCACGACGCGGTCGGCGTGCGCTACCGCCAGGTCGACGGTGCCTGGTCGGAGTGGACCGAGGCCGAGGTCGAGGAGGACCACGGTCCCGACGCCGGCACGCCCGAGGACCTCCGCACCCGTCCCGGCACCGACGCGGTCGTCGTCGGCGACGTCGACGAGGTCCAGGTCCGGGTCAGCTCCGCCGGGAGCGCCCCGGCCGACCTGCGCGCGGTCGTCGTCGAGCCGGGGGAGGCCGCCGCGACCGATCGTCAGCTGCCCGCCATCGACACCGCCGGCCAGGACGACACCAGCGCCCGCGCCACCGACGAGGCGCTGGAGCTGGCCGCCACCGGCTCCGCTCCCCGCCCGATGATCTACTCCCGCGCCCAGTGGGGCGCCGACGAGCGGCTGCGCAGCGGGTCCCCGTCGTACGGCACCGTCAAGGCCGGGTTCGTCCACCACACGGTCAACGCCAACGTCTACGACCGCGAGGACGTGCCGGGCATCCTGCGCTCGATCTACGCCTACCACACGCAGAGCCGCGGCTGGAGCGACGTCGGCTACAACTTCCTGGTCGACCGGTTCGGTCGGATCTGGGAGGGCCGGTACGGCGGCGTCACCCGCGCCGTGGTCGGCGCCCACACGCTGAACTACAACTCCTACTCCTTCGCGATGTCGGCCATCGGCAACTTCGACGTCGTCCGCCCGCCCCAGGTGATGGTGGACGCCTACTCCGCGCTGTTCGCCTGGAAGCTGGGCATCCACGGTGTCGACGCCGGCTCCCAGCGCCAGCAGGTCGGCTCCCGGACGTTCCCCGCGATCAACGGCCACCGTGACGCGGGCTCGACCGCCTGCCCGGGCCGCTACCTCTACGAGCAGCTGGGCGCGATCCGCAAGGCGGCGAACGCGCTGCAGGAGGCCCGCCCGGAGCCGGAGCCGGAGCCGGAGCCCGAGCCGGAGCCCGAGCCGCAGCCGACTGCTGCGCCGCTCGACTCGGACCTGACCGGCGACGCCTACCCCGACCTCGTGCTGCGCCGCGCCTCGGACGAGCAGGCCGTGGTCGTGCCCACGGGCGGCCTGACCGGCTTCGGACCGGCCGTGGAGGTCGCGGGCGACTGGGCGGACTGGCCCGAGGTGTCGTTGAGCCGCGACCTGAGCGGTGACGGCCGCACCGACCTGCTCGCCCGCCGCGCGGACGGGGCCACGGCGGTCGCCGTCGGCGCCGGCCGGGGCGTCTTCGCGCCCCCGGTGGCCCTCGCCGGTGGTCCGGACGCAGCCCACGACCTCGTGGTCGCCATCGGCGACGCCGACGCCGACGGGACCGGCGACCTCGTCGCCCGGCAGAAGGGCACGAACCGCCTGGTCGCCTTCGCCGGCGACGGGGCCGGTGGCGTCGTCCGGGAGGTGGTCGGCCGCGGGTGGGCGCGCTACGCGCGGCTCCTCGCCGCCGGCGACCTCACCGGGGACGGGGATCCCGACCTGCTGGCGCAGAAGGCGGACGGCACCCTCTTCCTCCGCCCCGGCGCCGCCGGTCAGCGCTACGCCGCGCCGCGCCTCGTGCCCGGCACCTGGTCGACGGACGACGTGATCGTGCCGGCCGGCGACCTGACCCGCGACGGCCGGGCGGACCTCCTCCTGCGTCGTGCGGCCGACGGGGCCACCGTGGTCCTGCCCGGTCTCGGCGACGGCACCCTGGGCGAGGGCCTCGGCCGCCTGTCGGGCATCCGGTCCGGCGCGGGCCTCACCGGCGGTCTGCAGGTCGGGGGGTCGGCGCGACCCGACGTGGTCGTGCGTCGCGGCGACCGGCTGCTGTGGCTGGCCGACCAGGGCACCACCGAGACGCTCCCGGTCGTCGAGACCGGTGTCGACCTCTCGGGGGCGGCGCTCGTGCTGAACGCCGGCGACTGGGACGGCGACGGCGACGGCGACCTGATGACCCGGACCGCGGGCGTGCTGTCCCTGCACCGCGGCGACGGCTCCGGCAGCTTCGCCGCGCCGCTCGCCCTGGGCGGCGGGTTCGGCAAGGTCCGCGGCCTGCAGGCCGTCGGGGACCTGACGGGCGACGGTCGCGCCGACCTGGTCGGGCGCCGCGCCGGCACGTTGACCCTCTACCCCGGTACGGGGGCCGGCGGCCTCGGCGCCGGGCGCGTCGCCGCCGGTCTGCGCGACCCGCGTGACGACGTCGAGGCGGGCACGTACGCCTCGCTGACGAGCGTCAGCGACCTGCGCGGCCGGGGTCCGGCCGACCTGGTCGGCACCGACACGGACGGCCGGTTGTGGCTGCTCCCGGTCGGCCGCCGGGGCGTCGTCGGCGACGCGGTCCTGCTGACCGGGCCCACCGGGACCGCCGACCGCCTGGGCTGA